Proteins encoded by one window of Pseudonocardia alni:
- a CDS encoding MlaE family ABC transporter permease, with amino-acid sequence MSTPSPVTRALTPVGKFFGLFAEIGRQGLRRPFQWRELVEQTWFVTKVSALPTALFTIPFGATIALLLGELTRQFGAQSQTGAGAVLAIVQQAAPIVTALLISGAGGSAVCADLGARTIREEIAAMEVLGISPIQRLVVPRVLAMGITALVLNGLATCVGVAGGYFFNVIIQGGSPGAYINSFSAIAQVSDIVVSELKAFLFGIVAGVVAAFRGLNPPPGAKGVGDAVNQAVVISFVLVFLINLVLTALYLELVPPKGF; translated from the coding sequence GTGAGCACCCCCAGCCCCGTCACGCGGGCGCTCACCCCGGTCGGCAAGTTCTTCGGCCTGTTCGCCGAGATCGGCCGCCAGGGACTGCGCCGGCCGTTCCAGTGGCGCGAGCTCGTCGAGCAGACGTGGTTCGTCACCAAGGTCTCCGCGCTGCCGACCGCCCTGTTCACGATCCCGTTCGGCGCGACGATCGCGCTGCTGCTCGGTGAGCTGACCCGCCAGTTCGGCGCCCAGTCCCAGACCGGCGCCGGCGCGGTCCTCGCGATCGTGCAGCAGGCCGCCCCCATCGTCACCGCACTGCTGATCTCCGGCGCCGGTGGCTCCGCGGTCTGCGCGGACCTCGGAGCCCGGACCATCCGCGAGGAGATCGCGGCGATGGAGGTGCTCGGCATCTCGCCGATCCAGCGCCTGGTCGTGCCGCGGGTGCTCGCCATGGGCATCACCGCGCTGGTCCTGAACGGGCTCGCGACCTGCGTCGGCGTCGCGGGCGGCTACTTCTTCAACGTGATCATCCAGGGCGGGTCGCCCGGTGCGTACATCAACAGCTTCTCGGCGATCGCGCAGGTCAGCGACATCGTCGTGTCGGAGCTGAAGGCGTTCCTGTTCGGCATCGTCGCCGGTGTCGTCGCCGCTTTCCGCGGCCTCAACCCGCCGCCCGGTGCGAAGGGCGTCGGTGACGCGGTGAACCAGGCCGTCGTCATCTCCTTCGTGCTCGTCTTCCTGATCAACCTCGTGCTCACCGCCCTGTACCTCGAGCTCGTCCCGCCGAAGGGCTTCTGA
- a CDS encoding MCE family protein, with translation MRSPKRVLQGLAFVTVIVVLLGLAVAQYVGVFSSGVPVTLNVARVGTQMQERSDVKVNGLIVGQVDQVVSNGTNTSIEMSMDPQFLDQIPENVTAQLLPKTLFGEKFVSLVPPAAPSTARLAAGDVIPEDRSQAALEVERVLDELLPLLQTVRPQDLATTLGSLSQALQGRGNQLGETLTQLNTLVEGLNPAVPDLQEDIRQLATFSDNLNQAAPDLLDALDNLTVTSRTIVEKREGLRNLYRSITGASDDLRSFLDANGENIIGLSAASRPTLETLARYSPEFPCLTRQLVELIPKINDAVRPGTDRVGFNFTVEIVASKGKYLPNQDEPEYGEDRGPRCYPIPVPTGTQYPPDGPFRDGSVPGPAPAGQPMGNPEDFGVDTFGTYDGTDSFGLIQDQSAQNGAGVLPPLTTTLGQAGIQPSSYDGTHQSGSVDMGVANSAGEQDVVAQLLAAHQGGSPQAVPAWSSTMVGPLLRGTEVTLT, from the coding sequence ATGAGGTCCCCGAAGCGAGTGCTGCAGGGCCTGGCCTTCGTCACGGTCATCGTCGTCCTGCTCGGGCTGGCCGTCGCCCAGTACGTCGGCGTCTTCTCCTCCGGTGTCCCGGTGACCCTGAACGTCGCCCGGGTCGGCACCCAGATGCAGGAGCGTTCCGACGTCAAGGTCAACGGCCTGATCGTCGGGCAGGTCGACCAGGTCGTCTCGAACGGCACGAACACCAGCATCGAGATGTCGATGGACCCGCAGTTCCTCGACCAGATCCCGGAGAACGTCACCGCCCAGCTGCTGCCCAAGACGCTGTTCGGCGAGAAGTTCGTGTCGCTGGTCCCGCCGGCCGCGCCGTCGACAGCCCGGCTCGCCGCGGGCGACGTCATCCCCGAGGACCGCAGCCAGGCCGCGCTGGAGGTCGAGCGGGTGCTCGACGAGCTGCTGCCGCTGCTGCAGACCGTCCGTCCGCAGGACCTGGCGACCACGCTCGGCTCGCTCTCCCAGGCCCTGCAGGGCCGGGGCAACCAGCTCGGCGAGACCCTGACCCAGCTGAACACGCTGGTCGAGGGCCTGAACCCGGCCGTGCCGGACCTGCAGGAGGACATCCGCCAGCTGGCGACCTTCTCCGACAACCTGAACCAGGCCGCGCCCGACCTGCTCGACGCGCTCGACAACCTCACGGTCACCAGCCGCACGATCGTCGAGAAGCGCGAGGGGCTGCGGAACCTCTACCGCTCCATCACCGGCGCGTCGGACGACCTGCGGTCCTTCCTCGACGCGAACGGCGAGAACATCATCGGGCTGTCGGCGGCCAGCCGGCCGACGCTGGAGACGCTCGCGCGCTACTCGCCCGAGTTCCCCTGCCTGACCCGCCAGCTCGTCGAGCTGATCCCGAAGATCAACGACGCGGTCCGGCCGGGCACCGACCGGGTCGGCTTCAACTTCACCGTCGAGATCGTGGCGAGCAAGGGCAAGTACCTGCCGAACCAGGACGAGCCCGAGTACGGCGAGGACCGCGGGCCGCGCTGCTACCCGATCCCGGTCCCGACCGGCACCCAGTACCCCCCGGACGGCCCGTTCCGGGACGGCTCCGTCCCGGGCCCGGCCCCGGCCGGGCAGCCGATGGGCAACCCCGAGGACTTCGGGGTCGACACCTTCGGCACCTACGACGGCACCGACAGCTTCGGTCTCATCCAGGACCAGAGCGCGCAGAACGGCGCGGGCGTGCTCCCCCCGCTGACCACCACGCTCGGCCAGGCGGGCATCCAGCCGTCGTCCTACGACGGGACGCACCAGAGCGGCTCGGTCGACATGGGCGTCGCGAACTCCGCCGGCGAGCAGGACGTCGTCGCGCAGCTGCTGGCCGCCCACCAGGGCGGCTCCCCGCAGGCCGTGCCGGCCTGGAGCAGCACGATGGTCGGCCCGCTCCTGCGCGGCACGGAGGTGACGCTGACGTGA
- a CDS encoding aldehyde dehydrogenase family protein produces the protein MTEEIFGPILPVLTVDGVDAAIAHVNAGPKPLAAYVFTSSSRTAERVTREVPAGATVVNHLMFHLLVPRLPFGGVGRSGSGAYHGRFGFENLSHRRAVLRKPARPDPGIVYPPCDGRTERLLRRIF, from the coding sequence ATGACCGAGGAGATCTTCGGCCCGATCCTGCCGGTGCTGACCGTCGACGGTGTCGACGCCGCGATCGCGCACGTCAACGCCGGTCCGAAGCCCCTGGCCGCCTACGTGTTCACCAGCTCGTCGCGCACCGCGGAGCGGGTCACCCGCGAGGTCCCCGCCGGGGCGACCGTCGTCAACCACCTGATGTTCCACCTACTGGTGCCCCGGCTGCCCTTCGGGGGAGTGGGGCGCAGCGGCTCCGGCGCCTACCACGGGCGGTTCGGGTTCGAGAACTTGTCGCACCGGCGGGCGGTGCTGCGCAAGCCGGCCCGGCCCGATCCCGGCATCGTCTACCCGCCCTGCGATGGGCGGACCGAACGCCTGCTGCGCAGGATCTTCTGA
- a CDS encoding NDMA-dependent alcohol dehydrogenase, translating into MRTTAAVLWEPGGKWEIEEVELDSPNAGEVMVELTASGLCHSDEHLVTGDLPAVLPMVGGHEGAGRVIEVGPGVTELEVGDPVVMTFLPSCGRCPYCSKGQPNLCNDGAGATLGPQLDGTYRFHARGEDLGQMCLLGTFARHTVVPVKSAVKIDEGFPLDLAALVGCGVTTGFGSSVRTADLRAGDTAVVIGIGGIGANAVQGARAAGCRYVVAVDPVEHKRERSRELGATHVAASIDEAWEIVSELTRGQMAEAAVLCTGVAMGEDLQPALQLVGKRGRVVVTALARAEEETASLSLLDLTLYEKQIRGALFGSSAAQFDIPRLLEMHNLGHLKLRELITKEYTLDQVNEGYEDMRSGRNIRGLIRY; encoded by the coding sequence ATGCGTACGACGGCAGCGGTGCTGTGGGAACCCGGTGGCAAGTGGGAGATCGAGGAGGTCGAGCTCGACTCCCCGAACGCCGGGGAGGTCATGGTCGAGCTGACCGCATCGGGGCTGTGCCACTCCGACGAGCACCTCGTGACCGGTGACCTGCCCGCGGTCCTGCCGATGGTCGGCGGCCACGAGGGCGCGGGCCGGGTCATCGAGGTCGGCCCGGGCGTCACCGAACTCGAGGTCGGCGACCCGGTCGTCATGACCTTCCTGCCCTCCTGCGGGCGCTGCCCGTACTGCTCCAAGGGCCAGCCGAACCTCTGCAACGACGGCGCCGGCGCCACCCTCGGCCCGCAGCTCGACGGCACCTACCGGTTCCACGCCCGTGGCGAGGACCTGGGCCAGATGTGCCTGCTCGGCACGTTCGCCCGGCACACCGTGGTCCCGGTGAAGTCCGCCGTGAAGATCGACGAGGGCTTCCCGCTGGACCTGGCCGCGCTGGTCGGCTGCGGCGTCACCACCGGCTTCGGCTCCTCGGTGCGCACCGCGGACCTGCGGGCCGGGGACACCGCCGTGGTCATCGGGATCGGCGGCATCGGCGCGAACGCGGTGCAGGGCGCCCGGGCGGCGGGCTGCCGGTACGTCGTGGCCGTCGACCCGGTCGAGCACAAGCGGGAGCGCTCCCGCGAGCTGGGCGCCACGCACGTCGCCGCGAGCATCGACGAGGCCTGGGAGATCGTCAGCGAGCTGACCCGCGGGCAGATGGCCGAGGCGGCGGTCCTGTGCACGGGCGTCGCGATGGGCGAGGACCTGCAGCCCGCGCTGCAGCTGGTCGGCAAGCGCGGCCGGGTCGTCGTCACCGCGCTGGCCCGGGCCGAGGAGGAGACGGCGTCGCTGTCGCTGCTCGACCTCACGCTCTACGAGAAGCAGATCCGCGGCGCGCTGTTCGGCAGCTCCGCGGCCCAGTTCGACATCCCGCGGCTGCTGGAGATGCACAACCTCGGCCACCTCAAGCTCCGTGAGCTGATCACCAAGGAGTACACCCTCGACCAGGTCAACGAGGGCTATGAGGACATGCGTTCCGGACGCAACATCCGCGGCCTGATCCGCTACTGA
- a CDS encoding ABC transporter ATP-binding protein, protein MTGVEVKVEGLTKSFGRANIWSDVTLTLPAGEVSVLLGPSGTGKSVFLKSLIGLLKPERGSIVIEGVDLCKCSESELYEIRKLFGVLFQDGALFGSMNLFDNIAFPLREHTRKSESAIRDIVMEKIDMVGLVGAEGKLPGEISGGMRKRAGLARALVLDPKIILFDEPDSGLDPVRTAYLNQLIIDLNAMTDSTFLIVTHDINSAQTVPDNIGLLYRKHLSMFGPREVLLTSDEPVVAQFLNGRREGPIGMSEEKDAAQAAREMEEAGGELEGRPEMKPQLVASTGMPDRQAVHRRRERVQAMLHELPESAQEAIREQYADSDAQAGGPSRNGTTRQTARSGATVSDDRPTDIHPRITDDTPDPGGRHQLSGGER, encoded by the coding sequence GTGACCGGTGTCGAGGTGAAGGTCGAGGGACTGACGAAGTCCTTCGGTCGGGCCAACATCTGGTCGGACGTGACCCTGACGCTGCCCGCGGGTGAGGTGTCGGTGCTGCTCGGGCCGTCGGGTACCGGTAAGTCGGTGTTCCTGAAGTCCCTGATCGGGCTGCTGAAGCCGGAGCGGGGGTCGATCGTGATCGAGGGCGTCGACCTGTGCAAGTGCTCGGAGTCCGAGCTGTACGAGATCCGGAAGCTGTTCGGGGTGTTGTTCCAGGACGGTGCGTTGTTCGGGTCGATGAACCTGTTCGACAACATCGCGTTCCCGTTGCGGGAGCACACGCGTAAGTCGGAGTCGGCGATCCGCGACATCGTCATGGAGAAGATCGACATGGTCGGTCTGGTCGGTGCCGAGGGCAAGCTGCCGGGTGAGATCTCGGGTGGTATGCGTAAGCGGGCGGGGCTGGCGCGGGCGTTGGTGCTGGATCCGAAGATCATTCTGTTCGACGAGCCGGACTCGGGTCTGGATCCGGTGCGTACGGCGTATCTGAACCAGCTGATCATCGATCTGAACGCGATGACGGACTCGACGTTCCTGATCGTCACCCACGACATCAACTCGGCGCAGACGGTGCCGGACAACATCGGGCTGCTCTATCGCAAGCATCTGTCGATGTTCGGTCCGCGGGAGGTGCTGCTGACCTCCGACGAGCCGGTGGTGGCGCAGTTCCTGAACGGTCGTCGTGAGGGGCCGATCGGGATGTCGGAGGAGAAGGACGCCGCCCAGGCCGCCCGTGAGATGGAGGAGGCGGGTGGTGAGCTGGAGGGGCGTCCGGAGATGAAGCCGCAGCTCGTCGCGTCGACCGGGATGCCGGACCGGCAGGCGGTGCATCGCCGCCGTGAGCGGGTGCAGGCGATGCTGCACGAGTTGCCGGAGTCGGCGCAGGAGGCGATCCGGGAGCAGTACGCCGACAGCGACGCGCAGGCGGGCGGCCCGTCCCGAAACGGCACCACCCGCCAGACGGCCCGCAGCGGCGCGACGGTGAGCGACGACCGTCCCACCGACATCCACCCGCGCATCACCGACGACACCCCCGACCCGGGCGGCCGTCACCAGCTCTCCGGCGGTGAGCGGTGA
- a CDS encoding MlaE family ABC transporter permease: MATPLGTRARRAAQAPLNQLEELGDQLSLYVRSILWIPKTLTRYKKEVARLLAEVSFGSGALIVILGTVGVMASLSLFVGSLVGLQGFRALDALGVEALTGFITAYFNTRSIAPLVAASALTATLGAGFTAQLGAMRISEEIDALEVMAVPSVPYLVTTRMVAGIVAIIPIYTLGLLASYAASRINVTLINGLPGGTYDHYFDLFLPVSDVLLSYLKVIVFATVIILIHCHYGYSAKGGPAGVGVAVGRAVRLSIVSTAILDFFLTLVMFGTSTSVRVAG, encoded by the coding sequence ATGGCCACCCCACTCGGAACGCGGGCCCGACGGGCCGCCCAGGCGCCGCTGAACCAGCTCGAGGAGCTCGGCGACCAGCTGTCGCTCTACGTCCGGTCGATCCTCTGGATCCCGAAGACGCTGACCCGGTACAAGAAGGAGGTCGCCCGGCTGCTCGCCGAGGTCTCCTTCGGCTCCGGCGCGCTGATCGTCATCCTCGGGACCGTCGGCGTGATGGCGTCGTTGTCGCTGTTCGTCGGCTCGCTGGTCGGCCTGCAGGGCTTCCGCGCCCTGGACGCCCTGGGCGTCGAGGCGCTGACCGGCTTCATCACCGCCTACTTCAACACCCGCTCGATCGCCCCGCTGGTCGCCGCCTCGGCGCTGACCGCGACGCTCGGCGCGGGCTTCACCGCCCAGCTGGGCGCCATGCGGATCTCCGAGGAGATCGACGCGCTGGAGGTCATGGCGGTGCCCTCGGTGCCCTACCTGGTGACCACCCGGATGGTCGCCGGCATCGTCGCGATCATCCCGATCTACACGCTCGGCCTGCTCGCCAGCTACGCCGCCTCGCGGATCAACGTCACGCTGATCAACGGTCTGCCCGGTGGTACCTACGACCACTACTTCGACCTGTTCCTGCCGGTCAGTGACGTACTGCTGTCCTACCTCAAGGTGATCGTGTTCGCGACGGTGATCATCCTGATCCACTGCCACTACGGCTACTCCGCCAAGGGCGGCCCCGCCGGCGTCGGCGTCGCGGTCGGTCGCGCGGTGCGGCTGTCGATCGTGAGCACCGCCATCCTGGACTTCTTCCTGACGCTGGTCATGTTCGGCACCTCGACCTCGGTGCGGGTGGCCGGATGA
- a CDS encoding MCE family protein — MAQAGQKRPVLTAVIGLVLIAALTLAAFNYEAIFSGATRYTAEFPEAAGLQANDRVTVAGVEAGRVQDVSLDGDHVKIEFTVEDAWVGNRTTASIEIATLLGSKFLALDPRGDAEQDPDQPIGRDRTKSPFDVVDAFNGLSGTIDQLDTTQLASSLTTLSDTFRDTPPEIRGALDGLSRLSNTISSRDGELKKLLANTRQLSTTLADRRGDVVKLVNDGNLLLGELQRRKDAIANLLDGVQRLSIQLRGLVADNQAQLRPALETLDRVLAVLEENRDNLGEILDKEAVFIRVFGNALGNGRWFDNYLCGLLPPVVPLGGDC, encoded by the coding sequence ATGGCACAGGCAGGGCAGAAGCGCCCCGTCCTGACGGCGGTGATCGGGCTCGTGCTGATCGCGGCGCTGACACTGGCCGCGTTCAACTACGAGGCCATCTTCTCCGGGGCCACCCGCTACACCGCGGAGTTCCCCGAGGCGGCGGGTCTGCAGGCCAACGACCGCGTCACAGTGGCCGGGGTCGAGGCGGGCCGGGTGCAGGACGTCTCCCTCGACGGCGACCACGTGAAGATCGAGTTCACCGTCGAGGACGCCTGGGTCGGCAACCGGACCACGGCGTCGATCGAGATCGCCACGCTGCTCGGCTCCAAGTTCCTCGCCCTCGACCCGCGCGGCGACGCCGAGCAGGACCCCGACCAGCCGATCGGCCGGGACCGGACCAAGTCCCCGTTCGACGTCGTCGACGCCTTCAACGGCCTCTCCGGCACGATCGACCAGCTCGACACCACGCAGCTCGCGTCGAGCCTCACCACGCTCTCGGACACCTTCCGCGACACCCCACCGGAGATCCGCGGGGCCTTGGACGGGCTGTCCCGCCTGTCGAACACGATCTCCAGCCGCGACGGCGAGCTGAAGAAGCTGCTCGCCAACACCCGGCAGCTGTCGACCACGCTGGCCGACCGCCGTGGCGACGTCGTGAAGCTGGTGAACGACGGCAACCTGCTGCTCGGTGAGCTGCAGCGGCGCAAGGACGCGATCGCCAACCTGCTCGACGGCGTGCAGCGCCTGTCGATCCAGCTGCGCGGCCTCGTCGCCGACAACCAGGCGCAGCTGCGCCCGGCCCTGGAGACCCTCGACCGCGTGCTGGCGGTGCTCGAGGAGAACCGCGACAACCTCGGCGAGATCCTCGACAAGGAAGCGGTGTTCATCCGCGTGTTCGGCAACGCCCTCGGCAACGGCCGTTGGTTCGACAACTACCTGTGCGGCCTGCTGCCGCCGGTCGTGCCGCTCGGGGGTGACTGCTGA
- a CDS encoding TetR/AcrR family transcriptional regulator: MARRAGRQIAAEQYYDAALSILAREGAAGLKIGPLCRSLGVTSGSFYHHFGGWAGFVRGLLRYWEAGQTDRIVELARVTADPVERIDVVKQLTAGLRHDAEAAIRAWAQIDPEVGRAQARVDVQRRIALEQVVADVVPDPDDARRLAVFGISLMAGYQQTCDPRDRDLLRALFDDYQRLILSHAPHVTPPIG, encoded by the coding sequence GTGGCCAGGAGAGCGGGTCGGCAGATAGCTGCCGAGCAGTACTACGACGCCGCGTTGTCGATCCTCGCGCGCGAGGGCGCGGCCGGGCTCAAGATCGGTCCGTTGTGCCGGTCGCTCGGCGTGACCAGCGGGTCGTTCTACCACCACTTCGGCGGCTGGGCGGGCTTCGTCCGTGGCCTGCTGCGCTACTGGGAGGCCGGGCAGACCGACCGGATCGTCGAGCTGGCCCGGGTGACCGCGGACCCGGTCGAGCGGATCGACGTGGTCAAGCAGCTCACGGCGGGCCTGCGGCACGACGCCGAGGCCGCGATCCGGGCGTGGGCCCAGATCGACCCCGAGGTCGGCCGCGCCCAGGCGCGGGTGGACGTGCAGCGCCGGATCGCGCTGGAGCAGGTGGTGGCCGACGTCGTGCCCGACCCGGACGACGCCCGCAGGCTCGCCGTCTTCGGCATCTCGCTGATGGCCGGCTACCAGCAGACCTGCGACCCCCGCGACCGGGATCTCCTGCGTGCCCTGTTCGACGACTACCAGCGCCTCATCCTGTCGCACGCCCCGCACGTGACGCCGCCGATCGGGTGA
- a CDS encoding MCE family protein: protein MSRLPISALVKFLVFALVTALGTTLLGLTIANARGGQVTEYTARFSDATGLLAGDDVRIAGVVVGSIKDVRIVDQRVAEVAFDVDSSTPLPSTVSATLKYKNLIGQRYMALDQGAGPTGEDLPAGGQIPIDRTRPAVNLTVLFNGFQPLFQGLDPDQINKLSMEIVQVLQGEGGTVQSLLASTSSLTNSIADRDQVIGQVIDNLNLTLDTVNRNDEGLNELISSLQALVSGLAQDREPIGNAIQSIGELTQVTGSFLEDARPPLRDDIRNLGDLATQLDQGRPAIERFLQYTPFKLNRIARVGSHGSWFNFYLCGLDGQIGISPILQQTSLEDLGIGPVRNPERRCGPDPSGLGAGNTVPTDGSQPGDPADNRAQDNPSMREPTTESVGGLLDQAAGRGPVDSSSDPTAALQPGGN from the coding sequence GTGAGTAGGCTCCCGATCTCGGCGCTGGTCAAGTTCCTGGTCTTCGCGCTGGTCACAGCGCTGGGCACCACGCTGCTCGGCCTGACCATCGCGAACGCCCGGGGCGGCCAGGTCACCGAGTACACCGCCCGGTTCAGCGACGCGACCGGCCTGCTGGCCGGCGACGACGTCCGCATCGCCGGCGTCGTCGTCGGATCGATCAAGGACGTCCGCATCGTCGACCAGCGGGTCGCCGAGGTGGCGTTCGACGTCGACTCGTCCACCCCGCTGCCGTCGACGGTCAGCGCGACCCTGAAGTACAAGAACCTCATCGGCCAGCGGTACATGGCGCTGGACCAGGGCGCGGGCCCGACCGGGGAGGACCTCCCCGCCGGCGGCCAGATCCCGATCGACCGGACCCGCCCCGCGGTCAACCTGACCGTGCTGTTCAACGGCTTCCAGCCGCTGTTCCAGGGCCTGGACCCGGACCAGATCAACAAGCTGTCGATGGAGATCGTCCAGGTCCTGCAGGGCGAGGGCGGCACGGTGCAGAGCCTGCTGGCCTCGACGTCGTCGCTGACCAACTCGATCGCCGACCGCGACCAGGTCATCGGCCAGGTCATCGACAACCTCAACCTGACCCTCGACACCGTCAACCGCAACGACGAGGGCCTCAACGAGCTGATCAGCTCGCTGCAGGCGCTGGTGTCCGGGCTGGCCCAGGACCGCGAGCCCATCGGCAACGCGATCCAGTCCATCGGCGAGCTGACCCAGGTCACGGGGTCGTTCCTGGAGGACGCCCGACCGCCGCTGCGCGACGACATCCGCAACCTCGGCGACCTCGCGACCCAACTCGACCAGGGCCGACCCGCGATCGAGCGGTTCCTGCAGTACACGCCGTTCAAGCTGAACCGGATCGCCCGCGTCGGCTCCCACGGCAGCTGGTTCAACTTCTACCTCTGCGGCCTCGACGGCCAGATCGGCATCTCGCCGATCCTGCAGCAGACCTCGCTGGAGGACCTGGGCATCGGCCCGGTCCGCAACCCCGAGCGGCGCTGCGGCCCGGACCCGTCCGGGCTCGGGGCCGGCAACACCGTCCCGACCGACGGCTCGCAGCCCGGCGACCCCGCGGACAACCGCGCCCAGGACAACCCGTCGATGCGTGAGCCGACCACCGAGTCGGTCGGCGGCCTGCTGGACCAGGCAGCCGGCCGTGGCCCGGTCGACTCCAGCAGCGACCCGACCGCAGCGCTGCAGCCGGGAGGCAACTGA
- a CDS encoding MCE family protein — MGSWANDRRQIQFGALIAVVAVLVASAIWLITSGGGRQVTAYFTSSAALFQDNDVRVLGVPVGKIDRITPEGDRVRVDMTITDDEVRLPADVKAAVVSPSLVTGRYVQLTPVWTGGPEWNGEPIPLERTAFPLGVDDLTRTATELSRALGPQGANKDGALNDVLDVTAQNLDGNGRALNDTIRNLGGLSATLNGSSGDLFGTITELQKFVGTLRENDPGIRELNGKLADVTGFLASQRGELGGALNQLSYALGEVADFVQDNRSTLRSNVDKLASVSQEVVDHQRALSEIADLAPAALNNLTNIYNGSSETLDTRANINELAYPLPVAICEILRRGAGAIPGGLDQPTAALCDGLAPILDGAVPLPTPQQVLEQLQAGGSGVNPAVPQLMPGSPLSLTDPGSQLRAPADPQAPAPGGQPAPGATGAPATPAPSTTTAPQATPTPVPETEERGGGGLFGLFGGGS, encoded by the coding sequence ATGGGCTCCTGGGCCAACGACCGGCGCCAGATCCAGTTCGGTGCCCTGATCGCCGTCGTCGCGGTCCTGGTGGCGAGCGCGATCTGGCTGATCACCTCCGGCGGCGGCCGCCAGGTCACCGCCTACTTCACCAGCTCCGCCGCGCTGTTCCAGGACAACGACGTCCGGGTGCTCGGTGTCCCGGTCGGCAAGATCGACCGGATCACGCCGGAGGGCGACCGGGTGCGGGTCGACATGACCATCACCGACGACGAGGTGCGCCTGCCCGCCGACGTCAAGGCCGCCGTCGTCTCGCCGAGCCTGGTCACCGGCCGCTACGTGCAGCTGACCCCGGTGTGGACCGGCGGTCCGGAGTGGAACGGCGAGCCGATCCCGCTGGAGCGCACCGCGTTCCCGCTCGGCGTCGACGACCTCACCCGGACCGCGACCGAGCTCTCCCGGGCGCTCGGGCCGCAGGGGGCCAACAAGGACGGCGCGCTCAACGACGTCCTGGACGTCACCGCACAGAACCTCGACGGCAACGGCCGCGCGCTCAACGACACCATCCGCAACCTCGGCGGGCTCTCGGCGACGTTGAACGGGTCCAGCGGCGACCTGTTCGGCACCATCACCGAGCTGCAGAAGTTCGTCGGGACGCTGCGGGAGAACGACCCCGGCATCCGCGAGCTCAACGGGAAGCTGGCCGACGTGACCGGATTCCTCGCGAGCCAGCGCGGCGAGCTCGGCGGGGCGCTGAACCAGCTGTCCTACGCGCTCGGGGAGGTCGCCGACTTCGTGCAGGACAACCGGTCGACGCTGCGGTCGAACGTGGACAAGCTCGCGAGCGTCTCGCAGGAGGTCGTCGACCACCAGCGGGCGCTGTCCGAGATCGCCGACCTCGCCCCGGCGGCGCTGAACAACCTCACCAACATCTACAACGGCTCCTCGGAGACCCTCGACACCCGGGCCAACATCAACGAGCTGGCCTACCCGCTGCCGGTCGCGATCTGCGAGATCCTCCGCCGCGGCGCGGGTGCGATCCCGGGTGGCCTGGACCAGCCCACCGCCGCGCTCTGCGACGGCCTGGCCCCGATCCTCGATGGCGCCGTGCCGCTGCCGACCCCGCAGCAGGTGCTCGAGCAGCTCCAGGCAGGCGGCTCCGGGGTCAACCCGGCCGTGCCCCAGCTGATGCCGGGCTCGCCGCTGTCGCTGACCGACCCGGGCTCGCAGCTGCGCGCCCCGGCCGACCCGCAGGCTCCCGCCCCCGGTGGGCAGCCCGCACCGGGCGCCACCGGCGCCCCGGCCACCCCGGCGCCGTCGACGACGACGGCCCCGCAGGCCACTCCCACCCCGGTCCCCGAGACCGAGGAGCGCGGGGGCGGCGGACTGTTCGGCCTGTTCGGAGGTGGATCGTGA
- a CDS encoding LLM class oxidoreductase: MRPFLALYIGGMGATGANFHYEVFARMGYDDECARIQELYLGGDKDAAATAIPTSMVEQVALIGPKAKIAEELPVFRDSLITTMVVDGSPEHLRTVRELVDG, from the coding sequence ATCCGCCCGTTCCTCGCGCTCTACATCGGCGGGATGGGCGCCACGGGCGCGAACTTCCACTACGAGGTCTTCGCCCGCATGGGCTACGACGACGAGTGCGCCCGCATCCAGGAGCTCTACCTGGGCGGGGACAAGGACGCGGCCGCGACGGCCATCCCGACCTCGATGGTCGAGCAGGTGGCCCTGATCGGCCCGAAGGCGAAGATCGCCGAGGAGCTGCCGGTGTTCCGCGACTCGCTGATCACGACGATGGTCGTCGACGGCAGCCCGGAGCACCTGCGCACCGTGCGCGAGCTCGTCGACGGCTGA